From a region of the Mycobacterium intracellulare ATCC 13950 genome:
- a CDS encoding HD domain-containing protein — MTTSSIDAIAGIHVPDTALAREVTDFIRDTEDELLFNHSRRVFFFGALQGLRRGIHPNLELLYAAAMFHDVGLTDHYRNSTVRFEVDGANAARDFLMDAGADKADADIVWLGIALHTTPGVPEFLAPEVALLQAGVEVDVVGVGREQLAPEALAAVTAAHPRPDFKNRILAAFNDGMKHRPHSTAGTMNADVLAHFDPKFERVDFVDKILHNSWPE, encoded by the coding sequence ATGACCACCAGCTCGATCGACGCCATCGCCGGCATCCACGTGCCCGACACCGCGCTGGCGCGCGAGGTCACCGACTTCATTCGCGACACCGAAGACGAGTTGCTGTTCAACCATTCCCGGCGGGTGTTCTTCTTCGGCGCCCTGCAGGGCCTGCGCCGCGGGATCCACCCCAACCTGGAACTGCTCTACGCCGCCGCGATGTTTCACGACGTCGGTCTGACCGACCACTACCGCAACTCGACCGTCCGCTTCGAGGTCGACGGCGCCAACGCGGCGCGGGACTTCCTGATGGACGCCGGCGCCGACAAGGCCGACGCCGACATCGTGTGGCTCGGCATCGCCCTGCACACGACGCCCGGCGTGCCCGAGTTCCTGGCGCCCGAAGTCGCGCTGCTGCAGGCCGGTGTGGAGGTCGACGTGGTCGGCGTCGGGCGCGAGCAGCTGGCTCCCGAGGCGCTCGCCGCGGTGACCGCCGCCCACCCGCGCCCCGATTTCAAGAACCGCATCCTGGCGGCGTTCAACGACGGCATGAAGCACCGCCCGCACTCCACGGCCGGCACCATGAACGCCGACGTCCTGGCGCACTTCGATCCCAAGTTCGAGCGCGTCGACTTCGTCGACAAGATCCTGCACAACAGCTGGCCGGAATAG
- a CDS encoding zinc-dependent metalloprotease, whose protein sequence is MSTVGVMADLPFGFSPGEDPDKHGKKDPDSGSNPSDPFAAFGMSGDFGMGDLGQIFTQLGQMFSSAGTVGPGGTASGPVNYELARRVASNSIGFVAPVPDTTNSAIADAVHLAETWLDGATALPAGTAKAVGWTPADWVDNTLATWKRLCDPMAQQISTVWAASLPEEAKSMAGPLLQMMSQMGGMAFGSQLGQALGRLSREVLTSTDIGLPLGPKGIAAIMPDAVESFTTGLERPRSEILTFLAAREAAHHRLFSHVPWLSSQLLGAVEAYAMGMQIDMSGIEELARDFNPASLSDPAAIENLLGQGVFEPKATPAQTQALERLETLLALIEGWVQVVVAAALGDRIPGAGALGETLRRRRASGGPAEQTFATLVGLELRPRKMREAAAFWERLTQAAGVDTRDGIWQHPDLLPNAEDLDEPAGFIDRVIGGDTSGIDEAIAKLEREDPDSDGPVDN, encoded by the coding sequence GTGAGTACCGTTGGGGTCATGGCTGACCTGCCGTTCGGCTTCTCCCCCGGGGAGGACCCCGACAAACACGGGAAGAAAGATCCCGATTCGGGGTCGAACCCCTCCGACCCGTTCGCCGCGTTCGGAATGAGCGGTGATTTCGGCATGGGTGACCTGGGCCAGATCTTCACCCAGCTGGGTCAGATGTTCAGCAGCGCCGGCACCGTCGGACCCGGCGGAACGGCTTCGGGGCCGGTCAATTACGAATTGGCGCGGCGCGTCGCCTCGAACTCGATCGGCTTCGTGGCGCCGGTGCCGGATACGACGAATTCGGCGATCGCCGACGCGGTGCACCTCGCCGAAACCTGGCTGGACGGGGCGACGGCGCTGCCCGCGGGCACCGCCAAGGCGGTGGGTTGGACTCCCGCCGACTGGGTCGACAACACGTTGGCGACGTGGAAGCGGCTGTGTGACCCGATGGCCCAACAGATCTCGACGGTGTGGGCGGCGTCGCTCCCCGAGGAAGCCAAGAGCATGGCCGGCCCGCTACTGCAGATGATGTCGCAGATGGGCGGCATGGCGTTCGGCTCGCAGCTCGGGCAGGCGCTGGGCCGGTTGTCCCGGGAGGTGCTGACGTCGACCGATATCGGTTTACCGTTGGGGCCCAAGGGAATTGCGGCGATCATGCCCGACGCCGTCGAGTCGTTCACCACCGGGCTCGAGCGTCCGCGCAGCGAGATCCTGACCTTTTTGGCCGCGCGCGAGGCCGCCCACCACCGGCTGTTCAGCCACGTCCCGTGGCTGTCGAGCCAATTGCTGGGAGCGGTCGAGGCCTACGCGATGGGCATGCAGATCGACATGTCGGGAATCGAGGAGCTGGCCCGCGACTTCAATCCGGCGTCGCTGTCGGATCCGGCGGCGATCGAAAACCTGTTGGGGCAAGGCGTATTCGAGCCCAAGGCCACGCCCGCGCAGACGCAGGCGCTCGAGCGCCTCGAGACGTTGCTCGCCCTGATCGAAGGGTGGGTGCAGGTGGTGGTGGCCGCCGCGCTGGGCGACCGGATTCCCGGCGCGGGCGCGCTCGGCGAGACGCTGCGCCGGCGCCGGGCCAGCGGCGGCCCGGCCGAGCAGACCTTCGCGACGCTGGTCGGGCTGGAGCTGCGGCCGCGGAAGATGCGTGAAGCGGCCGCGTTCTGGGAGCGCCTGACGCAGGCCGCCGGGGTCGACACGCGCGACGGCATCTGGCAGCACCCCGACCTACTGCCCAACGCCGAGGACCTCGATGAGCCCGCCGGTTTCATCGACCGTGTCATCGGTGGTGACACCAGCGGCATCGACGAGGCGATCGCCAAACTCGAACGCGAGGACCCCGACTCCGACGGCCCTGTGGACAACTGA
- a CDS encoding GlxA family transcriptional regulator produces MADVAHEGKHSRVVVIVVFDGVTLLDVAGAGEVFVEANRFGADYRLKIASVDGRDVTSSIGTRLGVTDRLSAIDSADIVLVAGSDHLPGRPIDPALVEAVRSVAARTGRMASICTGSFILAQAGLLDGRRATTHWHDARLLARAFRDVTVEPDAIFVRDGDVFTSAGISSGIDLALALVEMDHGTELVRDVARWLVVYLKRAGGQSQFSVLVEADPPPQSPLRAVTEAVAADPGADYSVKKLAALASLSTRQLTRLFQSELGMTPARYVELVRVDFARNALEAGRSVTETAGMAGFGSIETLRRAFVNHLGISPKAYRDRFRTAYA; encoded by the coding sequence ATGGCTGACGTGGCGCACGAGGGAAAGCATTCGCGGGTGGTGGTCATCGTCGTCTTCGACGGGGTGACGCTGCTCGACGTCGCGGGGGCGGGTGAGGTCTTCGTCGAGGCCAACCGCTTCGGCGCCGACTACCGGCTCAAGATCGCGTCGGTGGACGGCCGCGACGTGACGAGCTCGATCGGGACCCGGTTGGGGGTCACCGATCGCCTGTCGGCCATCGACTCCGCCGATATCGTCCTGGTGGCCGGCAGCGACCACCTGCCCGGGCGACCGATCGATCCGGCGCTGGTCGAGGCCGTCAGGTCGGTCGCCGCGCGGACCGGGCGGATGGCGTCCATCTGCACGGGATCGTTCATCCTCGCGCAGGCCGGCCTGCTCGACGGCCGGCGCGCCACCACGCACTGGCACGACGCCCGGTTGTTGGCCCGCGCCTTCCGGGACGTCACCGTCGAGCCCGACGCGATCTTCGTGCGCGACGGCGACGTGTTCACCTCGGCGGGGATTTCCTCGGGTATCGACCTGGCGCTGGCACTGGTCGAAATGGATCACGGGACCGAACTGGTGCGCGACGTCGCCCGGTGGCTGGTCGTCTATCTGAAACGGGCCGGCGGCCAATCACAGTTCTCGGTGCTGGTCGAGGCCGATCCCCCGCCGCAGTCGCCGCTGCGCGCGGTCACCGAGGCGGTCGCGGCGGACCCCGGCGCCGACTACAGCGTGAAAAAGCTTGCGGCCCTGGCATCGTTGAGCACCCGCCAGCTGACCCGGCTCTTTCAATCCGAGCTGGGGATGACGCCGGCGCGCTACGTCGAACTGGTTCGCGTCGACTTCGCCCGTAACGCGCTCGAGGCCGGCCGATCGGTCACCGAGACCGCGGGCATGGCCGGCTTCGGCAGCATCGAGACGCTGCGACGCGCGTTCGTCAATCACCTGGGCATCAGCCCGAAGGCCTATCGGGACAGGTTCCGAACCGCCTACGCCTGA
- a CDS encoding WhiB family transcriptional regulator, whose product MSARIAPRPDLPCHAGDPDLWFAEAPADLERAKSLCVDCPVRRQCLAAALERAEPWGVWGGEIFDRGSVLSFKRPRGRPRKAA is encoded by the coding sequence ATGTCGGCACGGATAGCCCCCAGGCCGGACCTGCCGTGTCACGCCGGCGATCCCGATCTCTGGTTCGCCGAAGCGCCGGCCGATCTCGAACGCGCCAAGTCGCTGTGCGTCGACTGCCCGGTGCGCCGCCAGTGCCTGGCGGCCGCGCTGGAACGGGCCGAGCCCTGGGGCGTGTGGGGCGGCGAGATCTTCGACCGCGGTTCGGTGTTGAGCTTCAAACGACCCCGCGGCCGCCCCCGCAAGGCGGCCTAG
- a CDS encoding UPF0182 family protein, whose amino-acid sequence MGMRPTARMPKLTRRSRILILIALGVIALLLAGPRLIDAYVDWLWFGELGYRSVFSTVLVTRFVVFLIAGLLVGGIVFAGLAVAYRTRPVFVPSNDNDPVARYRALVLSRLRLVSAGVPVAIGLLAGIIAQSYWVRIQLFLHGGDFGIKDPQFGKDLGFYAFELPFYRLLLSYLFVAVFLAFVANLLAHYIFGGIRLSGRTGALSRSARIQLVTLVGLLVLLKAVAYWLDRYELLSHTRGGKPFTGAGYTDINAVLPAKLILMAIALICAGAVFSAVVLRDLRIPAIGLVLLLLSSLIVGAGWPLIVEQISVKPNAAQKESEYISRSIAATRQAYGLTADVVTYRNYTGDAQATAQQVADDRATTSNIRLLDPTIVSPAFTQFQQGKNFYYFPDQLSIDRYLDRNGSLRDYVVAARELNPDRLIDNQRDWINRHSVYTHGNGFIASPANTVRGIANDPNQNGGYPEFLVNVVGANGNVVSDGPAPLDQPRVYYGPVISNTAADYAIVGRNGADREYDYETSNETKNYTYTGLGGVPLGDWLSRSVFAAKFAERNFLFSNVIGSNSKILFNRDPARRVEAVAPWLTTDSAVYPAIVNKRLVWIIDGYTTLDNYPYSELTSLESATADSNEVAFNRLAPDKRVSYIRNSVKATVDAYDGTVSLYQQDEQDPVLKAWMRVFPGTVKPKSDITPELAEHLRYPEDLFKVQRMLLAKYHVNDPVTFFSTSDFWDVPLDPNPTASSYQPPYYIVAKNIAKNDNSSSYQLTSAMNRFKRDYLAAYISASSDPATYGRITVLTIPGQVNGPKLANNAITTDPAVSQDLGVIGRDNQNRIRWGNLLTLPVGQGGLLYVEPVYASPGASDAASSYPRLIRVAMMYNDKIGYGPTVRDALTGLFGPGAGAAATGIQPTEAGTPANPPPSAPAPAATPGSPPPAAVPPAPDGSVALSPAKAAVLQEIQAAIGAAKDAQKKGDFAGYGAALQRLDDAITKYNNTK is encoded by the coding sequence GTGGGGATGCGGCCCACCGCAAGAATGCCGAAGCTGACTCGGCGTAGCCGGATTCTGATCCTGATCGCACTGGGTGTGATCGCTCTGCTGCTCGCGGGCCCGCGGCTGATCGACGCCTACGTCGACTGGCTGTGGTTCGGCGAGCTCGGCTACCGCTCGGTGTTTTCCACCGTGCTCGTCACCCGATTCGTGGTCTTTCTGATCGCGGGCCTGCTGGTGGGCGGCATCGTGTTCGCCGGGCTCGCGGTGGCCTACCGCACCCGGCCGGTGTTCGTGCCGAGCAACGACAACGATCCCGTGGCGCGCTACCGCGCCCTGGTCCTTTCCCGGCTGCGGCTGGTAAGCGCCGGCGTCCCGGTGGCGATCGGCCTGCTGGCCGGCATCATCGCCCAAAGCTATTGGGTGCGGATCCAGTTGTTCCTGCACGGCGGCGACTTCGGCATCAAAGACCCGCAGTTCGGCAAGGACCTCGGCTTCTACGCGTTCGAGTTGCCGTTCTACCGGCTGCTGCTCAGCTACCTGTTCGTGGCGGTGTTCCTGGCGTTCGTGGCCAACCTGTTGGCCCACTACATCTTTGGCGGCATTCGGCTTTCCGGACGCACCGGCGCGCTGAGCCGGTCGGCGCGGATCCAGCTGGTCACCCTGGTCGGTCTGTTGGTGTTGCTCAAGGCGGTCGCCTACTGGCTGGACCGCTACGAGCTGCTGTCGCACACCCGCGGCGGCAAGCCCTTCACCGGCGCCGGCTACACCGACATCAACGCCGTGCTGCCGGCGAAGCTGATCCTCATGGCGATCGCGCTCATCTGCGCGGGCGCGGTGTTCTCCGCGGTCGTCCTGCGGGACTTGAGGATTCCCGCGATCGGCCTGGTCCTGTTGCTGCTGTCGTCGTTGATCGTGGGCGCCGGCTGGCCGTTGATCGTCGAGCAGATCAGCGTCAAACCCAATGCCGCGCAAAAGGAAAGCGAATACATCAGCCGCAGCATCGCCGCGACACGGCAAGCCTACGGCCTGACCGCCGACGTGGTCACCTACCGCAACTACACCGGCGACGCGCAGGCCACCGCCCAGCAGGTCGCCGACGACCGCGCCACCACCTCCAACATCCGGCTGCTCGACCCGACGATCGTCAGCCCGGCGTTCACCCAGTTCCAGCAGGGCAAGAACTTCTACTACTTCCCCGACCAGCTCTCCATCGACCGCTACCTGGACCGCAACGGGTCGCTGCGCGACTACGTCGTGGCGGCTCGCGAACTCAACCCCGACCGCCTCATCGACAACCAGCGCGACTGGATCAACCGGCACTCGGTCTACACCCACGGCAACGGGTTCATCGCGTCGCCGGCCAACACCGTGCGCGGAATCGCCAACGACCCCAACCAAAACGGCGGCTACCCCGAATTCCTGGTCAACGTCGTCGGCGCCAACGGCAACGTCGTCTCCGACGGGCCCGCGCCGCTCGACCAGCCGCGCGTCTACTACGGGCCGGTCATCTCCAACACGGCCGCGGACTACGCGATCGTCGGGCGCAACGGCGCCGACCGCGAATACGACTACGAGACCAGCAACGAAACTAAGAACTACACCTACACCGGACTCGGCGGCGTACCCCTCGGCGACTGGCTGTCGCGCAGCGTGTTCGCCGCCAAGTTCGCCGAGCGGAACTTCTTGTTCTCCAACGTGATCGGCTCGAACAGCAAGATCCTGTTCAACCGTGACCCGGCGCGTCGGGTGGAGGCGGTGGCGCCGTGGCTGACCACCGACAGCGCCGTCTACCCGGCGATCGTCAACAAGCGACTGGTGTGGATCATCGACGGCTACACCACACTGGACAACTACCCGTATTCCGAACTCACGTCGCTGGAGTCGGCGACCGCGGACTCCAACGAGGTGGCGTTCAACAGGCTCGCACCCGACAAGCGGGTCTCCTACATCCGCAACTCGGTGAAGGCGACCGTCGACGCCTACGACGGCACCGTCAGCCTGTATCAGCAAGACGAGCAGGATCCGGTGCTCAAGGCGTGGATGCGGGTGTTCCCCGGAACCGTCAAGCCCAAGAGCGACATCACCCCCGAGCTGGCCGAGCACCTGCGCTATCCCGAGGACCTGTTCAAGGTGCAGCGGATGCTGCTGGCGAAGTATCACGTCAACGACCCGGTGACGTTCTTCTCCACGTCGGACTTCTGGGACGTGCCGCTGGACCCGAACCCGACCGCCAGCAGCTATCAGCCGCCGTATTACATCGTCGCGAAAAACATTGCGAAGAACGACAATTCGTCGTCGTATCAGTTGACCAGCGCGATGAACAGGTTCAAGCGCGACTATCTCGCCGCCTACATCAGCGCCAGCTCCGACCCGGCGACGTACGGGCGGATCACCGTGCTGACCATCCCGGGCCAGGTCAACGGGCCCAAGCTGGCCAACAACGCGATCACCACCGACCCGGCGGTGTCCCAGGACCTCGGGGTGATCGGGCGCGACAACCAGAACCGGATCCGGTGGGGCAACCTGCTCACGTTGCCCGTGGGGCAGGGCGGGCTGCTCTACGTCGAACCCGTGTACGCCTCCCCGGGGGCCAGCGACGCCGCGTCGTCCTACCCGCGGCTGATCCGGGTGGCGATGATGTACAACGACAAGATCGGGTACGGCCCGACCGTGCGCGACGCGCTCACCGGGCTGTTCGGCCCCGGCGCGGGGGCGGCGGCGACGGGCATTCAGCCCACCGAGGCGGGGACCCCGGCGAATCCGCCGCCCAGCGCGCCGGCGCCCGCCGCGACGCCGGGATCGCCGCCGCCCGCGGCCGTCCCGCCGGCGCCGGACGGGTCGGTGGCGCTGTCACCGGCCAAAGCGGCTGTGCTGCAAGAGATCCAGGCTGCGATCGGCGCGGCCAAGGACGCGCAGAAGAAGGGCGATTTCGCCGGTTACGGCGCGGCGCTGCAGCGATTGGACGACGCGATCACCAAGTACAACAACACCAAATAG
- a CDS encoding YlbL family protein, protein MNRRILTLMVALVPIVVFGVLLAVVTVPFVSLGPGPTFDTLGEVDGKQVVAIQGTLTHPTTGHLNMTTVSQRDDLTLGEALTLWLSDTEQLVPRDIIYPPGKSREEVDKANSADFKQSEDSAEYAALGYLKYPSAVTVAKVPEPGPSAGKLKAGDAIDAVNGTPVATVDAFTGLLKNTKPGQTVTIDYRRKNEPAGVAQITLGSNKDRDYGYLGVAVLDAPWAPFVVDFNLANIGGPSAGLMFSLAVVDKLTTGGLAGSNFIAGTGTITADGKVGQIGGITHKMVAAHAAGATVFLVPAKNCYEASSDNPSGLRLVKVETLSQAVDALHAITSGGQPPSC, encoded by the coding sequence GTGAACAGGCGCATCCTGACCCTGATGGTCGCGCTGGTGCCGATCGTGGTGTTCGGTGTGTTGCTGGCGGTGGTGACGGTGCCGTTCGTGTCGCTGGGTCCCGGCCCCACCTTCGACACGCTCGGCGAGGTCGACGGCAAGCAGGTGGTGGCGATCCAGGGCACCCTGACGCATCCGACCACCGGTCACCTGAACATGACGACCGTCTCGCAGCGCGACGATCTGACGCTGGGCGAGGCGCTGACGCTCTGGCTTTCGGACACCGAACAGCTGGTGCCGCGCGACATCATCTATCCGCCCGGCAAGTCGCGGGAGGAAGTGGACAAGGCCAACAGCGCCGACTTCAAGCAATCCGAGGACAGCGCCGAATACGCGGCATTGGGCTATCTGAAGTACCCGTCGGCGGTCACGGTGGCGAAGGTCCCCGAACCCGGTCCCTCGGCGGGCAAGCTGAAGGCCGGCGACGCCATCGACGCGGTCAACGGCACCCCGGTCGCGACCGTCGACGCCTTCACCGGGCTGCTGAAGAACACCAAACCCGGTCAGACCGTGACGATCGACTACCGCCGCAAGAACGAACCCGCCGGTGTGGCGCAGATCACGCTGGGCTCCAACAAGGACCGCGACTACGGCTACCTGGGCGTCGCGGTGCTCGACGCGCCGTGGGCGCCGTTCGTCGTGGACTTCAATCTCGCCAACATCGGCGGCCCGTCCGCCGGACTGATGTTCAGCCTGGCCGTGGTCGACAAGCTGACCACCGGTGGCCTGGCGGGGTCGAATTTCATCGCGGGAACCGGGACCATCACCGCCGACGGCAAGGTCGGCCAGATCGGCGGCATCACCCACAAGATGGTCGCCGCGCACGCGGCCGGGGCGACGGTGTTCCTGGTGCCGGCGAAGAACTGCTACGAGGCCAGTTCGGACAATCCGTCCGGCCTGCGGCTGGTCAAGGTCGAGACGCTCAGCCAGGCGGTAGATGCGCTGCACGCGATCACGTCCGGTGGGCAGCCGCCGAGTTGCTAG
- a CDS encoding macrolide-binding ATPase MABP-1 yields MDDGYVADIKRGRAARNAKLASIPVGFAGRAALGFGKRLTGKSRDEVQAELLEKAAHQLFTVLGELKGGAMKVGQALSVLEAAIPEEFGEPYREALTKLQKDAPPLPAAKVHRVLDAQLGTKWRERFSSFDDTPVASASIGQVHKGVWSDGREVAVKIQYPGADEALRADLKTMQRLVGVFKQLAPGADIQGVVDELIERTEMELDYRLEAENQRAFAKAYHDHPHFAVPRIVASAPKVVIQEWMQGIPMAEIIRHGTTEQRDLVGTRLLELTFDAPRRLEMLHGDAHPGNFMLLDDGRMGVIDFGAVAPLPGGLPIELGMSIRLARDKNYDLLLPTMEKAGFIQKGQQVSVRDIDDMLRQYVEPVEVEVFHYTRKWLQKMSAIEIDRSVSQIRTARQMDLPPKLVIPMRVIMSVAAILCQLDAHVPIKALSEELVPGFAEPDNAVV; encoded by the coding sequence ATGGATGATGGTTACGTGGCAGACATCAAACGGGGCCGGGCTGCGCGTAACGCCAAGCTGGCCAGCATTCCGGTCGGATTCGCCGGTCGGGCAGCGCTCGGATTCGGTAAGCGGCTGACCGGCAAGTCCAGGGACGAGGTCCAGGCCGAGCTTCTGGAAAAGGCCGCCCACCAGTTGTTCACCGTCCTGGGTGAGCTCAAGGGCGGCGCGATGAAGGTGGGCCAGGCCCTGTCGGTGCTCGAGGCCGCGATTCCCGAGGAGTTCGGCGAGCCCTACCGCGAAGCGTTGACCAAGCTGCAAAAGGACGCCCCGCCGCTGCCGGCGGCCAAGGTGCACCGGGTGCTCGACGCCCAACTGGGCACCAAGTGGCGCGAGCGGTTCAGTTCGTTCGACGACACCCCGGTGGCCTCGGCGAGTATCGGCCAGGTGCACAAGGGCGTGTGGTCCGACGGCCGCGAGGTGGCGGTCAAGATCCAGTACCCCGGGGCCGACGAGGCGCTGCGGGCCGACCTCAAGACCATGCAGCGGCTGGTCGGGGTGTTCAAGCAGCTCGCGCCGGGCGCCGACATCCAGGGCGTGGTCGACGAGTTGATCGAGCGCACCGAGATGGAACTGGACTACCGGCTCGAGGCCGAGAACCAGCGCGCGTTCGCCAAGGCGTATCACGACCACCCGCACTTCGCGGTGCCGCGCATCGTGGCCAGCGCACCGAAAGTGGTGATCCAGGAGTGGATGCAGGGCATCCCGATGGCCGAGATCATCCGCCACGGCACCACCGAGCAGCGCGATCTGGTCGGCACCCGCCTGCTCGAGCTCACGTTCGACGCGCCGCGCCGGCTGGAGATGCTGCACGGCGACGCCCACCCGGGCAATTTCATGCTGCTCGACGACGGCCGCATGGGCGTCATCGACTTCGGCGCCGTCGCGCCGCTGCCCGGCGGCCTGCCGATCGAGCTCGGGATGAGCATCCGGCTGGCCCGCGACAAGAACTACGACCTGCTGTTGCCGACGATGGAGAAGGCCGGGTTCATCCAGAAGGGCCAGCAGGTGTCGGTGCGCGACATCGATGACATGCTGCGCCAGTATGTCGAACCGGTCGAGGTCGAGGTCTTCCACTACACCCGCAAGTGGCTGCAGAAGATGTCGGCCATCGAGATCGACCGGTCCGTGTCGCAGATCCGCACGGCCCGGCAGATGGACCTGCCGCCCAAGCTGGTGATCCCGATGCGGGTGATCATGTCGGTGGCCGCGATCCTGTGTCAGCTGGACGCCCACGTGCCGATCAAGGCGCTGTCCGAAGAGCTGGTGCCCGGGTTCGCCGAACCCGACAACGCGGTCGTCTAG
- a CDS encoding cyclodehydratase: MPVLLRPDGAVQVGWDPRRAVLVRPPGGLAAAELATLLRTMSSPTPLPELQRRALDRGLTDTEGLRSLVAQLVRAGVATECGRPRGRAPSVRVHGRGPLSELLVESLRCSGARIAHSSQPHAAVSAGDVDLVVLSDYLVADPRMVRDLHDQGVAHLLVRVRDGIGLVGPLVIPGVTSCLGCADLHRSDRDAAWPAICAQLRETVGVADRATVLATAALALSQVNRVIAAVRGQGAASEPEPPQTLNATLEFDLHAGAIVARQWVKHPLCAC; the protein is encoded by the coding sequence ATGCCGGTGCTGCTGCGCCCCGACGGCGCGGTGCAGGTCGGCTGGGATCCCCGTCGCGCGGTGCTGGTACGTCCTCCGGGCGGTTTGGCCGCCGCCGAGCTGGCCACGCTGTTGCGGACCATGTCGTCGCCGACCCCGCTGCCGGAGTTGCAGCGACGGGCGCTTGACCGTGGCCTGACCGACACCGAGGGCCTGAGAAGCCTGGTGGCGCAACTGGTTCGGGCCGGGGTGGCGACCGAATGCGGGCGACCGCGCGGCCGGGCGCCGTCGGTGCGGGTGCACGGCCGCGGGCCGCTCTCGGAGTTGCTCGTGGAATCGTTGCGCTGCTCGGGCGCCCGGATCGCGCACAGCAGCCAACCGCACGCGGCGGTGTCGGCCGGCGACGTCGACCTGGTGGTGTTGTCGGACTACCTCGTCGCCGACCCGCGCATGGTGCGCGATCTGCACGACCAGGGCGTCGCGCATCTGTTGGTGCGGGTGCGCGACGGCATCGGGCTGGTGGGTCCGCTGGTGATCCCCGGGGTGACGAGCTGCCTGGGCTGCGCGGACCTGCACCGCAGCGACCGCGACGCGGCGTGGCCGGCGATCTGTGCGCAGCTGCGGGAAACCGTCGGCGTCGCCGACCGGGCCACCGTGCTGGCGACCGCGGCGCTGGCGCTGTCTCAGGTGAACCGGGTGATCGCGGCCGTGCGCGGCCAGGGCGCGGCGTCCGAGCCCGAACCGCCCCAGACGCTGAACGCGACGCTGGAATTCGATCTGCACGCCGGCGCGATCGTCGCGCGGCAGTGGGTCAAGCACCCGTTGTGCGCCTGCTGA
- a CDS encoding nitroreductase family protein: MDIHEALYTTRMMRRLRPDPVPLDTQARILDAAIRAPNGANTQRWHFVAVDDPALIGEFAQLFRRARALEYEKFGAGTGPMVAPAPGADAAAHAETMRRIKGSGDYLADHFEEIPLLLFVFAIDDLGGANIFPAIWSVLLAARAEGVGGVMTMVLRNFEDRVNELLGVPVEEGWTMSAMLALGYPRGKWGVAANRHPVHEVSSRNGWNTPFGVEVPQPLWPPQDTASLPAAG, translated from the coding sequence ATGGACATCCACGAGGCGCTGTACACCACCAGGATGATGCGGCGGCTGCGGCCGGATCCGGTTCCGCTGGACACGCAGGCCCGCATCCTCGACGCGGCCATTCGCGCCCCCAACGGGGCCAACACCCAACGCTGGCACTTTGTCGCCGTCGACGATCCGGCGCTCATCGGTGAGTTCGCCCAACTGTTCCGGCGGGCCCGCGCCCTCGAATATGAGAAGTTCGGGGCGGGGACGGGACCGATGGTGGCGCCCGCGCCCGGTGCCGACGCGGCCGCCCACGCCGAGACGATGCGCCGAATCAAGGGGTCGGGGGATTACCTGGCCGACCATTTCGAAGAGATTCCCTTGCTGCTCTTCGTCTTCGCGATCGACGACCTCGGTGGAGCCAACATCTTCCCGGCGATCTGGAGCGTGCTGCTGGCCGCCCGCGCCGAGGGCGTCGGCGGCGTCATGACGATGGTGCTCCGCAACTTCGAGGACAGGGTCAACGAGTTACTGGGCGTCCCCGTCGAGGAGGGCTGGACGATGTCGGCCATGCTGGCCCTCGGCTACCCGCGGGGCAAATGGGGTGTCGCGGCCAATCGGCATCCCGTGCACGAGGTTTCATCCCGAAACGGCTGGAACACGCCGTTCGGTGTCGAAGTGCCGCAACCGCTTTGGCCGCCGCAGGACACGGCGAGCCTGCCCGCGGCAGGATGA